ACCACCACCCTTCTGAATCCTTAAACACAAACCTTTAGAAGGCACACCAAAACTGCTCTCCCGAGCTTTTTCCTAATACAATCGAACAGAAGTAGGAACGTAGCGGTAATCTAGTTTCTAAGTACCGAATTGTAGCAGAAAccgaactttgaaataaatcggAATCTAACAAACAGTACATCGGAGAATTAATCTCGGGAGTAGCTTACAACTACTGACATAAGTTAACGCGGAAAGATTCCTTCTGGCTACTTTAACAAGTTCGCAGGAGGCAATCCAATCGTAACTAATTGCGCTCGATTAAACTCGAAGCTGCGTTACCATGTTACGCAACGTCGCTCGTCCACGCAGCCGTGAGGcacgtttttcaaatttcaaactcTTCGAGGACCGGTTGTAGAGAGAGAATAGAGTTCACTAAGAGAGAATAGACGCGCGCGCAAACGTTTCTGTAATAGACGTTGGTAGATGGAGTGTAACAGAGGGAGACGAATATACTTTTTCGCAGACGGTTTCTCAGGTTCCCAGCCGCCGGTGATTACCATGAACGGTCAAAACAATTACCAGGCTGGCCAACAAACATTTTACGCCGAAAGGTCGTCGGGCTATAATTGCGATAGATGCAATAGAAGTTGCACCAACGTTTTGAGGAGAGGCGATTACATAGTGACTCCGGGGATAGGAGCTCACAAGCTGCACACACGCAAGCAGAACTGGAACATCGCGCGCAAGGCTTGCATGGACGAAGGAGGTGaccgaaacgaaaattaattccacggGTTAAAAACGGATACGCTTCTTCGAGCATCGGAGACAACTAATCGATTTCGCTCGACAGGTTACTTGGCCATTCCGAATTCGTTGGACGAGGAAACCGTCCTGCTCAAGTGGCTGCTGGCAGTCAAGATCGATCGCGCCTGGCTAGGTATTCACGACCAGTTCGAGGAAGGCGACTGGGTGACCGTCATGGGCGAGTCGCTGGAGAAATCCGGCTACGACAGGTGGACTCCAGTGATTCCAGGCAATCCAGACAACGCGGGAGGACATCAGAACTGCGCGATTCTCCTGGCCGAGCACGGTGGCATGGACGACATCCAGTGCGAAAGCTTGTTCTCCTACTTCTGCGAGATCACCATGTGCTGAGCCTCGACCGCGAGCTCGAATCTGCGATATTGTTTATTCGATTTCTTGAACCAAGCTTACATTTCCCCCGCGACTGATTGTGCTTTTGATACCTCTCTCGAAGAATAAAGTCGGCTTTGCAAGCGAACAAGTTgtactctttttatttttattagagacCCAATTTACCCTCGAACATCTACTTCGTGTATTCCTTTTCCTTCGTCTTTATTCGATCATTTAATCATGTCGATGCTATACACCATGGAAGTCATCGTACCAAAATTTCGCGGCAACTTCTGGTTATTCCCATCGCGGATAACTCTTATCAGCGAggaaagatatttattttaccaaGAAGATGCGTCAAAGATGCGGGGAATACCCtgacgtttaaaaataaagctgCAGGTCCAGCTGAACGTGATCTTTCGATTTCAAGGCTCCCCGGCCGGATTGTCTGACGGACAAAGAGCAGATGCGTGCACGTATGCGACGCAACGGCATAAAAAGCTGACGAACGTCCGCGACACGTTCAGTTAATCTTCGTCGTTCGGCTCGTCAACGAGACGTCAACGTTCGTTGTAAGTAAATAGACTGTGTCGCTTTGAAGCTTTCGCTCGGAGTTCGGTTATTCCATATTCGGTCATCGATAACGtgtttaaccgacttcgacaaggaggaggttactcgatccgacgtgtatattt
The sequence above is drawn from the Hylaeus volcanicus isolate JK05 chromosome 2, UHH_iyHylVolc1.0_haploid, whole genome shotgun sequence genome and encodes:
- the LOC128885050 gene encoding hemolymph lipopolysaccharide-binding protein-like isoform X1 gives rise to the protein MLDKLLILLVFTSDIFGFVMPDAIETFAETGIDTGLHLIGNQTRILLDKSPKPPPRTYKDGFSGSQPPVITMNGQNNYQAGQQTFYAERSSGYNCDRCNRSCTNVLRRGDYIVTPGIGAHKLHTRKQNWNIARKACMDEGGYLAIPNSLDEETVLLKWLLAVKIDRAWLGIHDQFEEGDWVTVMGESLEKSGYDRWTPVIPGNPDNAGGHQNCAILLAEHGGMDDIQCESLFSYFCEITMC
- the LOC128885050 gene encoding hemolymph lipopolysaccharide-binding protein-like isoform X2, with product MLDKLLILLVFTSDIFGFVMPDAIETFAETGIDTGLHLIGNQTRILLDKSPKPPPRTYKGSQPPVITMNGQNNYQAGQQTFYAERSSGYNCDRCNRSCTNVLRRGDYIVTPGIGAHKLHTRKQNWNIARKACMDEGGYLAIPNSLDEETVLLKWLLAVKIDRAWLGIHDQFEEGDWVTVMGESLEKSGYDRWTPVIPGNPDNAGGHQNCAILLAEHGGMDDIQCESLFSYFCEITMC